Proteins from one Rosa chinensis cultivar Old Blush chromosome 7, RchiOBHm-V2, whole genome shotgun sequence genomic window:
- the LOC112178104 gene encoding zinc finger MYM-type protein 1-like isoform X1 produces the protein MSIEVERVVLGNAPGNAKYISPSIQKQLLNILGNKVRNKIREEVGDSKYCILVDEAVDISSKEQMAIILRFVDCQGIIRERFFKIVSVPNTTSQTLKDEISKVLTMYNLQVRNMRGQGYDGASNMRVKGVPEIWQFFSSLSLIVNFVDSSAKRHSALKAVRKEEIADLVACGQLQTDIAAKIS, from the exons ATGAGTATTGAGGTTGAGAGAGTTGTTTTGGGAAATGCTCCCGGAAATGCCAAGTACATTAGTCCATCAATTCAAAAGCAACTTCTAAATATTCTTGGTAATAAAGTGAGAAACAAGATACGTGAAGAAGTTGGAGATTCCAAATATTGTATTCTTGTTGATGAAGCAGTAGATATATCTAGTAAGGAACAAATGGCCATTATTTTGAGGTTTGTTGATTGTCAAGGTATTATTCGAGAACGATTTTTTAAGATTGTGAGTGTTCCTAACACTACCTCACAAACTCTTAAAGATGAGATTTCTAAAGTACTTACTATGTACAATCTTCAAGTGAGAAATATGCGTGGTCAAGGATATGATGGTGCTAGCAATATGAGAG TTAAAGGGGTGCCGGAGATTTGGCAATTTTTTTCAAGTTTAAGTTTAATTGTGAATTTTGTTGATTCTTCTGCTAAGCGTCATTCTGCATTAAAAGCTGTGAGAAAGGAAGAAATTGCAGATTTGGTAGCTTGTGGCCAACTTCAAACAG ACATTGCAGCGAAAATCTCTTGA
- the LOC112176457 gene encoding patellin-3: MAEEHEKPAASAVEAPCEVAVVESEAPPAEKSVTEKEAVPVPEPEPEPEAKPAVEVVEEAEKPAKAEEEVDPKIVAQSVSFKEESYVVGELPEPQKKALEELKQLIQEALNKHEFTAPPTPPPVKEEEKPAVEEEKKEEKKEEEKAAEPEAPAPVCEAEAPKTEDAPEASKCEEVKPEEEVKEEKIVVVTEVVETVTKVDDDGAKTVEAIEETIVAAVPTPAATEEPAKEAEAAVEATPPTEEPKKEAEGAPAAPPVEPEEVYVFGIPILGDERSDVILLKFLRARDFKVKDAFAMIKNTVKWRKEFGIDALLEEELGSHWEKVVFTHGVDKEGHPVCYNVFGEFQNKELYQNTFTDEEKRSKFIKWRIQFLEKSIRKFDFNPTGISTIVQVNDLKNSPGLFKREHNQVTNQALQLLQDNYPEFVAKQVFINVPWWYLAFNRMISPFLTQRTKSKFVFAGPSKSAETLFKYIVPEHVPVQYGGLSKEGECEFTTADPVTEVTVKPACKHTVEIPVSESGVLVWEVRALAWDVSYGAEFVPSAEDAYTIILQKTRKVAPSDEPVISNSFKIGEPGKVVLTIDNQSSKKKKLLYRSKTKPSSD; this comes from the exons ATGGCTGAGGAACACGAGAAGCCTGCTGCCTCTGCTGTGGAGGCACCGTGTGAGGTGGCGGTGGTGGAGTCGGAGGCGCCGCCTGCTGAGAAGTCTGTGACCGAGAAGGAAGCTGTGCCGGTGCCGGAGCCGGAGCCGGAGCCGGAGGCCAAGCCTGCCGTGGAGGTCGTTGAGGAGGCGGAGAAGCCTGCCAAGgctgaggaagaggttgatcctAAAATCGTCGCTCAGTCAGTTTCGTTCAAGGAAGAGAGCTACGTTGTTGGTGAGTTGCCCGAGCCGCAGAAGAAGGCTCTGGAGGAGCTGAAGCAGCTCATCCAGGAGGCCCTCAACAAGCACGAGTTCACCGCGCCGCCGACTCCGCCGCCggttaaggaggaggagaagccgGCTgtggaggaagagaagaaagaagaaaagaaggaggaggaaaaaGCTGCCGAGCCTGAGGCCCCTGCCCCTGTTTGTGAAGCAGAGGCACCAAAAACTGAAGATGCTCCAGAAGCTTCCAAGTGCGAGGAAGTGAAACCAGAGGAAGAAGTGAAAGAAGAGAAGATCGTTGTTGTGACTGAGGTGGTTGAGACTGTTACCAAGGTTGACGATGACGGCGCCAAGACTGTGGAGGCGATTGAGGAGACCATAGTGGCCGCAGTCCCTACTCCGGCGGCGACCGAGGAACCAGCCAAAGAAGCTGAAGCGGCAGTCGAGGCGACTCCACCGACGGAGGAGCCGAAAAAAGAAGCGGAAGGGGCCCCGGCTGCTCCTCCGGTGGAGCCAGAGGAGGTCTACGTCTTTGGAATCCCGATTCTCGGTGACGAGCGCAGCGACGTCATTCTGCTCAAGTTTCTGAGGGCtagggatttcaaggtgaaGGACGCCTTCGCCATGATCAAGAACACCGTGAAGTGGCGCAAGGAGTTCGGGATCGACGCCCTGCTGGAGGAGGAGCTCGGAAGCCACTGGGAGAAGGTGGTGTTCACTCACGGCGTCGACAAGGAAGGCCACCCTGTGTGCTACAACGTGTTTGGTGAGTTCCAGAACAAGGAGCTGTACCAGAACACGTTCACTGATGAAGAGAAACGGTCCAAGTTCATCAAGTGGAGGATCCAGTTCCTGGAGAAGAGCATCAGAAAATTCGACTTCAACCCTACCGGAATCTCCACCATCGTTCAGGTCAACGATCTCAAAAACTCTCCCGGACTCTTCAAGAGGGAGCACAACCAGGTCACCAACCAGGCTCTTCAATTGCTTCAGGACAACTACCCTGAGTTCGTTGCCAAACAG GTGTTTATCAATGTGCCATGGTGGTACCTTGCTTTCAATAGGATGATCAGCCCCTTCCTGACCCAGAGGACCAAGAGCAAGTTTGTGTTTGCTGGTCCATCCAAATCCGCCGAGACCCTATTCAA ATACATAGTTCCAGAACATGTGCCAGTTCAGTATGGTGGTCTAAGCAAGGAAGGCGAGTGTGAATTCACCACAGCCGACCCTGTCACAGAGGTTACTGTTAAACCAGCTTGCAAACACACCGTTGAAATCCCAGTTTCTGAG AGTGGTGTTCTTGTTTGGGAAGTGAGAGCATTGGCTTGGGATGTGAGTTACGGAGCTGAGTTTGTGCCAAGTGCTGAGGATGCTTACACAATCATATTGCAAAAGACTAGAAAGGTTGCCCCAAGCGATGAGCCAGTGATCTCGAACAGCTTCAAGATCGGCGAGCCAGGGAAGGTTGTGCTCACCATTGACAACCAAAGTTCCAAGAAGAAAAAGCTCCTCTACAGGTCCAAGACCAAGCCTTCCTCTGATTAA
- the LOC121050665 gene encoding uncharacterized protein LOC121050665, with amino-acid sequence MREEGWDDLVRNVETFCEKHDIDMPDMNARYKDGTGRRCQQRDFITVEHHYHIDVFNALVDFQLSELNRRFSDQTSELLILSSTLDPCDNFSNFKTEGACNLAKKYYPEDFVDSEMFALELECAYYEKDMRSDAKFQNLESISDLCRMLVQTRKSEFFPMLYRLICLVLTIPVSTATTERAFSAMNIIKNKLRNKMEDEFLGDCMVLHIEKEYAESMDNESVIKEFEACGTRRVRFS; translated from the coding sequence ATGAGAGAAGAAGGCTGGGATGACTTGGTAAGAAATGTTGAAACTTTTTGTGAGAAACATGATATTGATATGCCTGATATGAATGCTCGTTATAAGGATGGTACAGGTCGTCGTTGCCAACAAAGAGATTTCATTACAGTTGAGCATCATTACCATATAGATGTCTTCAATGCTTTAGTTGATTTTCAGTTGAGTGAGTTGAATAGAAGATTCTCAGACCAAACATCTGAACTTCTTATACTTAGTTCAACCTTGGATCCTTGTGATAACTTCAGTAATTTTAAAACTGAAGGTGCATGCAATCTTGCAAAGAAGTATTATCCTGAAGATTTTGTTGATAGTGAAATGTTTGCTCTAGAATTAGAGTGTGCATATTATGAGAAGGATATGCGTAGTGATGCAAAGTTCCAGAATTTGGAATCCATTTCTGATTTGTGCAGAATGTTGGTTCAAACAAGGAAGTCAGAATTTTTCCCTATGCTTTATAGATTGATTTGTCTAGTTTTGACTATTCCTGTTTCTACGGCGACCACTGAAAGGGCATTTTCAGCTATGAACATCATTAAGAATAAACTTAGAAACAAGATGGAGGATGAGTTTCTTGGTGATTGTATGGTCCTTCATATTGAGAAAGAATATGCTGAATCTATGGACAATGAATCGGTGATCAAAGAGTTTGAAGCTTGTGGAACTCGTAGAGTTAGATTTAGTTAG
- the LOC112176496 gene encoding patellin-3, giving the protein MADETTITTPPRVDQPPFAVVESESPSVAEKLESKEDPLPPAPLPEVTESAKEEEPPLELPHESPPEVKAKSEEEVLVVGSVQAKEGEEPKIRKPIPQSLVSFKEESNIVADLSDSERKALQELKQLVQEALNTRQFTSPKQEVKETKDKPAPKTEEDTAGSESETKPLHEPKIEENPVKEAEEVAKETSQLAISPEEVSIWGVPLLKDDRSDVILLKFLRARDFKVRDAFVMLRNTIQWRKKFGIDALVDEDLGDDLEKVVFMHGYDREGHPVCYNVFGEFQNKELYQKTFLDEEKRTKFLRWRIQFLERSIRKLDFSPGGVCTIFQVNDLKNSPGPAKSELRLATKQALQLLQDNYPEFVVKQVFVNAPWWYLAFYTLISPFMTQRTKSKFVFASPAKSAETLFKYISAEYVPIQYGGLSVDYCECNPEFTIADPVTDVTIKPGTKKTVEIIIYEKCTIVWELRVVGWEVSYSAEFVPDSQDAYTLIIQKATKMAPTDEPVLPHRFKVGELGKILLTVDNPTSKKKRLLYRFKVEPSY; this is encoded by the exons ATGGCTGATGAAACCACCATAACCACCCCGCCACGGGTAGACCAACCACCTTTCGCGGTGGTTGAGTCCGAATCGCCTTCTGTGGCCGAAAAACTCGAGTCTAAAGAAGACCCACTTCCACCGGCGCCATTACCAGAAGTGACAGAGTCTGCCAAGGAAGAAGAGCCACCGCTAGAGCTGCCTCACGAGTCTCCTCCCGAGGTGAAGGCTAAGTCCGAGGAGGAGGTTTTAGTTGTTGGGTCTGTGCAGGCCAAGGAGGGTGAGGAACCAAAGATTCGGAAACCGATTCCGCAGTCTCTGGTTTCGTTCAAAGAGGAAAGCAATATAGTGGCGGATCTCTCAGATTCCGAGAGGAAAGCACTTCAAGAACTGAAGCAGCTCGTCCAGGAGGCTCTCAACACTCGCCAGTTCACTTCCCCAAAACAAGAAGTGAAAGAGACCAAGGACAAACCAGCTCCCAAAACTGAAGAAGACACTGCTGGTTCGGAATCCGAAACAAAGCCGCTCCATGAGCCCAAAATCGAGGAGAACCCAGTGAAGGAAGCAGAGGAAGTAGCTAAGGAAACATCGCAGCTGGCGATTTCTCCTGAGGAGGTTTCAATTTGGGGGGTTCCGCTGCTCAAGGACGACAGGAGCGATGTGATTCTTCTCAAGTTCCTTAGGGCTCGGGACTTCAAGGTGAGAGATGCTTTTGTTATGCTCCGAAACACGATCCAGTGGAGGAAGAAGTTTGGGATCGATGCTCTTGTGGACGAAGATCTCGGTGATGATTTGGAGAAAGTGGTTTTTATGCATGGGTATGACAGAGAGGGTCACCCTGTGTGTTACAATGTGTTTGGGGAGTTTCAGAACAAGGAGCTGTATCAGAAGACGTTTTTGGATGAGGAAAAGAGAACCAagtttctccggtggcggaTTCAGTTCTTGGAGAGAAGCATTAGGAAGCTGGATTTCAGCCCTGGTGGTGTTTGCACTATTTTTCAGGTTAATGATCTTAAGAATTCTCCTGGCCCTGCAAAGAGTGAGCTTCGCTTGGCCACCAAACAAGCCCTTCAGTTGCTTCAGGACAATTATCCCGAGTTTGTAGTCAAACAG GTGTTTGTCAATGCTCCTTGGTGGTATCTTGCGTTCTACACATTGATCAGTCCCTTCATGACACAGAGGACCAAAAGCAAGTTTGTCTTTGCAAGCCCAGCCAAATCTGCAGAGACCCTTTTCAA GTACATTTCTGCTGAGTATGTTCCTATACAATATGGGGGTTTGAGTGTGGATTACTGTGAGTGCAACCCAGAATTCACGATTGCTGATCCAGTCACTGATGTAACCATCAAACCTGGAACAAAGAAGACTGTggaaattataatttatgaG AAGTGTACCATCGTGTGGGAACTTCGTGTAGTTGGGTGGGAGGTGAGCTACAGTGCTGAGTTTGTTCCCGACTCTCAAGATGCATATACACTGATCATTCAAAAAGCCACAAAGATGGCCCCAACTGATGAACCAGTGCTGCCTCACAGGTTCAAAGTTGGCGAGCTGGGTAAAATATTGCTCACCGTTGACAATCCAACCTCAAAGAAGAAGAGGCTTCTGTACAGGTTCAAGGTCGAACCCTCCTATTGA
- the LOC112178104 gene encoding zinc finger MYM-type protein 1-like isoform X2 produces the protein MSIEVERVVLGNAPGNAKYISPSIQKQLLNILGNKVRNKIREEVGDSKYCILVDEAVDISSKEQMAIILRFVDCQGIIRERFFKIVSVPNTTSQTLKDEISKVLTMYNLQVRNMRGQGYDGASNMRVKGVPEIWQFFSSLSLIVNFVDSSAKRHSALKAVRKEEIADLVACGQLQTAKIS, from the exons ATGAGTATTGAGGTTGAGAGAGTTGTTTTGGGAAATGCTCCCGGAAATGCCAAGTACATTAGTCCATCAATTCAAAAGCAACTTCTAAATATTCTTGGTAATAAAGTGAGAAACAAGATACGTGAAGAAGTTGGAGATTCCAAATATTGTATTCTTGTTGATGAAGCAGTAGATATATCTAGTAAGGAACAAATGGCCATTATTTTGAGGTTTGTTGATTGTCAAGGTATTATTCGAGAACGATTTTTTAAGATTGTGAGTGTTCCTAACACTACCTCACAAACTCTTAAAGATGAGATTTCTAAAGTACTTACTATGTACAATCTTCAAGTGAGAAATATGCGTGGTCAAGGATATGATGGTGCTAGCAATATGAGAG TTAAAGGGGTGCCGGAGATTTGGCAATTTTTTTCAAGTTTAAGTTTAATTGTGAATTTTGTTGATTCTTCTGCTAAGCGTCATTCTGCATTAAAAGCTGTGAGAAAGGAAGAAATTGCAGATTTGGTAGCTTGTGGCCAACTTCAAACAG CGAAAATCTCTTGA
- the LOC112175341 gene encoding DNA-directed RNA polymerase III subunit 2: protein MGVPVKSLLDPNPGAAIDKQFLAAPIKSATDKFALLPELLKVRGIVREHLDSFNYFVNTGIKRIVRANDRIVSAVDPRIYIKFFNVEIGEASVTRDGVTDKIAPHTCRLSDMTYSAPVKVNVEYVEGAHDLTPRRKAGVTICTMPIMLRSCKCILAGKSDSELAKLGECPLDPGGYFVIKGSERVLLIQEQLSKNRIIIGKDKKGNVTASVTSSTEKMKSKTVIEFDKSKKTVSLLINAFEKKVPIMVLMKAMGMQSDQEVVQMLGRDPRYGALLLPSIEECAKVEIYNKEQALVYLEGKLAKKREKDGTHGRVISVLADVLLANVAVTRGNFRLKCMYVGVMLRRMMDSVLNKGAVDDTDYVGNKRFELSGQLISLLFEDQFKTMIESARKELDTKMLPKAKPGRGLALLSLIQKPRISEGLERALSTGNFIIDRFRMKKSGVTQVLTRLSFIGALGSMTKTKPQVEKSAKVSGPRALQPSQWGMLCPCDTPEGQDIGLVKNLALLAHVTTDEVDGPLISLCYSLGVEDLEQLSAEELHSQNSFLVLFNGNILGVHRKPQRFATAMRKLRRAGKIGQFVSVFVNEKQSCVQIASDGGRVCRPLIIADKGISRVKGHHMEELKAGYRTFDDFLNDGLIEYLDVNEQNNALIALYENQTTAETTHIEIEPLGILGVIAGLIPYPHHNQSPRNTYQCAMGKQAMGNIAYNQLRRMDTLLYLLVYPQRPLLTTKTIELVGYDKLGAGQNATVAVMSYSGYDIEDAIVMNKSSLDRGFGRSIYMKRFSDGIKTYKTRGTEVVKQDIIARPDTDGKYYNDKMRVLDDDGIALPGEIIAPDEILLNKQVPSTNKSGHRPAPLKYKGPEGESYVLDKVSMYPDKYNNLQCKFLVRHTRRPEVGDKFSSRHGQKGVCGTIVQQEDFPFSERGICPDLIMNPHGFPSRMTVGKMIELLGSKAGVSCGRFHYGSAFGEPSGHADKVESITETLVKMGFSYDGKDFLYSGLTGCPLQAYIFMGPIYYQRLKHMVIDKMHARGSGPKAQLTRQPTEGKARNGGLRIGEMERDCLVGYGASMLAYERLMLASDPFEIHVCRECGLLGYYDHKRKSSMCSNCRNGDVMATMKLPYACKLLIQELQSMNIVPRLKLASA, encoded by the coding sequence ATGGGCGTGCCGGTCAAGTCACTGCTGGACCCTAACCCCGGCGCGGCCATCGATAAGCAATTCCTGGCGGCGCCGATCAAATCCGCAACCGACAAATTTGCTCTGCTGCCGGAGCTTCTCAAGGTCAGAGGGATCGTCAGGGAACATCTGGACTCCTTCAACTACTTCGTCAACACCGGAATCAAGAGAATCGTGCGCGCCAATGACCGCATTGTGTCCGCAGTTGATCCCAGAATTTACATCAAGTTCTTTAATGTAGAGATTGGCGAGGCCTCCGTGACCAGGGACGGTGTCACTGATAAAATTGCTCCACACACATGTCGATTATCCGACATGACGTATTCGGCTCCGGTGAAAGTGAATGTGGAGTATGTTGAGGGGGCACATGATCTGACACCGAGACGGAAAGCTGGTGTCACGATTTGCACAATGCCGATAATGTTAAGGAGTTGCAAGTGCATTTTAGCTGGAAAGAGCGACTCGGAGCTTGCGAAGCTCGGGGAGTGTCCGCTTGATCCGGGAGGCTATTTTGTGATTAAAGGGAGTGAGAGGGTGCTGTTGATTCAGGAGCAGCTTTCGAAGAACAGGATTATTATAGGCAAGGACAAGAAGGGGAATGTGACTGCTTCTGTGACTAGCAGCACCGAGAAAATGAAGAGCAAGACTGTGATTGAGTTTGATAAGAGTAAGAAGACGGTTTCTTTGCTGATCAATGCGTTTGAGAAAAAGGTTCCGATTATGGTGCTGATGAAGGCTATGGGGATGCAGAGTGATCAGGAAGTTGTGCAGATGCTTGGGAGAGATCCGCGGTATGGTGCATTGCTTTTGCCATCTATTGAGGAATGTGCAAAGGTGGAGATATACAACAAGGAGCAAGCATTGGTGTACCTGGAAGGAAAGCTTGCAAAGAAGCGTGAGAAGGATGGTACTCATGGTAGAGTTATCTCAGTTCTTGCAGATGTGCTTCTTGCTAATGTTGCGGTGACGCGGGGAAATTTTCGTCTGAAATGCATGTATGTTGGTGTCATGTTGAGACGCATGATGGATTCAGTTTTGAACAAGGGTGCAGTGGATGACACTGATTATGTTGGCAACAAGCGGTTCGAGTTATCTGGACAATTGATTTCTCTCCTGTTTGAGGATCAGTTCAAGACAATGATCGAGTCAGCTAGGAAAGAATTAGACACTAAAATGTTACCAAAGGCAAAGCCTGGGAGGGGTTTGGCCTTGCTCTCTCTCATACAGAAACCGCGTATATCAGAAGGACTGGAAAGAGCCCTGTCTACCGGAAACTTTATTATCGACCGGTTCAGGATGAAAAAGTCAGGGGTGACTCAGGTGCTAACTAGGCTATCCTTTATAGGAGCTCTGGGCTCAATGACCAAAACAAAGCCGCAAGTTGAAAAGTCGGCGAAAGTAAGTGGACCTAGAGCCTTGCAACCTAGTCAGTGGGGAATGCTTTGTCCTTGTGACACTCCCGAAGGTCAAGATATTGGACTGGTGAAGAACTTGGCCCTGCTGGCTCATGTCACAACGGATGAAGTGGATGGTCCATTGATTTCTCTGTGCTACTCTTTGGGTGTTGAAGACTTAGAACAACTATCAGCAGAGGAGCTACACTCGCAGAATTCTTTTCTGGTTCTATTTAATGGAAACATCCTCGGAGTGCATAGAAAGCCACAGAGGTTTGCCACTGCAATGAGAAAGTTGCGTAGAGCTGGAAAAATTGGGCAGTTTGTAAGTGTCTTTGTCAATGAGAAGCAGAGTTGTGTTCAAATTGCTTCTGATGGTGGTCGAGTTTGCCGTCCGCTAATTATTGCTGACAAGGGGATCTCAAGGGTGAAAGGACATCACATGGAGGAGTTGAAGGCTGGCTACCGGACTTTTGATGATTTTTTGAATGACGGTTTGATTGAGTATCTTGATGTCAATGAGCAGAACAATGCTTTGATTGCTCTGTAcgaaaatcagacaacagcagaAACAACTCATATAGAAATAGAGCCTTTAGGCATTTTAGGTGTTATTGCTGGGCTTATTCCGTATCCTCATCACAACCAGTCACCTAGAAATACTTACCAATGTGCTATGGGAAAACAAGCAATGGGGAATATTGCCTATAACCAGCTGCGTCGGATGGACACGCTTCTCTACCTACTGGTGTATCCTCAAAGGCCATTATTGACTACCAAGACAATTGAGCTGGTGGGGTATGATAAACTTGGAGCTGGGCAGAATGCAACTGTGGCTGTGATGAGTTATAGCGGCTATGACATAGAGGACGCAATAGTGATGAACAAGTCATCTCTGGATCGTGGGTTTGGTCGttctatatatatgaaaagattCAGCGATGGCATCAAAACTTATAAAACTCGAGGGACTGAAGTCGTCAAACAAGACATAATAGCCAGGCCTGATACAGATGGAAAATATTATAATGACAAAATGCGGGTGCTTGATGATGATGGAATTGCTTTACCTGGAGAGATTATTGCACCAGATGAAATCCTTCTGAACAAACAGGTCCCAAGTACAAACAAGTCAGGACATAGGCCTGCACCCTTGAAATACAAAGGACCTGAAGGGGAGTCTTACGTGCTGGATAAAGTCTCTATGTATCCTGACAAGTATAATAATTTGCAGTGCAAATTCTTAGTTCGCCATACTCGTAGACCAGAGGTTGGTGACAAATTCAGTAGCAGACATGGGCAGAAAGGTGTCTGTGGTACCATTGTCCAACAGGAAGATTTCCCATTTTCTGAACGTGGCATTTGCCCTGACCTAATTATGAACCCTCATGGATTTCCAAGTCGGATGACTGTAGGCAAGATGATAGAGCTTCTTGGGAGTAAAGCAGGAGTTTCATGTGGCAGATTTCACTATGGCAGTGCCTTTGGTGAACCAAGTGGTCATGCAGACAAGGTTGAATCCATAACTGAAACGCTTGTGAAGATGGGATTCAGCTATGATGGCAAGGACTTTCTTTACTCAGGACTTACAGGTTGCCCATTACAAGCATATATTTTCATGGGGCCAATCTACTACCAGAGGTTGAAACATATGGTCATAGACAAAATGCATGCACGAGGTAGTGGTCCTAAAGCTCAACTAACTAGGCAACCTACAGAGGGAAAGGCTCGTAATGGAGGACTGCGAATAGGTGAAATGGAGCGTGACTGTCTGGTTGGTTATGGTGCAAGTATGTTGGCATATGAGCGCCTAATGCTCGCTAGTGATCCTTTTGAAATTCATGTCTGCAGAGAGTGTGGTTTGCTCGGCTATTATGATCATAAGCGGAAATCCTCAATGTGCAGCAACTGTAGAAATGGAGATGTTATGGCTACCATGAAGCTTCCATATGCTTGCAAGCTCTTGATCCAAGAACTCCAGTCCATGAATATTGTTCCTCGCTTGAAATTGGCAAGTGCATGA